The following coding sequences are from one Peromyscus eremicus chromosome X, PerEre_H2_v1, whole genome shotgun sequence window:
- the Smim9 gene encoding small integral membrane protein 9, with amino-acid sequence MKLLKLFCIGPLLCPVVCLLLETATPPSALLTFEVKEKAGLKSGAVSVFAIRMNAPDFERQKTQVSGLQRSRISKLKNHLSDFFKSSIPLAAVFVFFVTIALMGILCCLTFFVGEPIH; translated from the exons ATGAAGCTTCTGAAGCTGTTCTGCATAGGACCGTTGTTGTGCCCTGTGGTTTGTCTCTTGTTAGAGACAGCCACTCCTCCTTCAGCTTTACTTACCTTTGAAGTGAAAGAAAAAGCAGGATTGAAATCAGGTGCAGTGAGTGTATTTGCTATTAGGATGAATGCTCCTGACTTCGAAAGACAAAAGACTCAAGTCTCAG GACTCCAGAGGTCTCGGATAAGCAAGTTAAAAAATCATCTGTCAGATTTCTTCAAGAGCTCCATACCTCTAGCagccgtttttgttttttttgtcacCATAGCACTAATGGGGATCCTCTGCTGCCTCAC CTTTTTTGTAGGTGAACCAATCCACTGA